In a genomic window of Cardiocondyla obscurior isolate alpha-2009 linkage group LG08, Cobs3.1, whole genome shotgun sequence:
- the App gene encoding palmitoyltransferase ZDHHC9, which produces MPHVTRKWELFPGRNRFCCDGRVMMAPQTGVFYITVCLIVGTSGLFFGFDCPYLALNVTPAIPVIGALLFIFVMSALFRTSFSDPGVIPRATPDEAAYIEKQIEVPNNGNSKTYRPPPRTKEVLIKGQPVKLKYCFTCKIFRPPRASHCSLCDNCVERFDHHCPWVGNCVGRRNYRYFYAFIVSLAFLCVFIFICAVTHIIMLTNDNQPFLEAVKRSPSSVIVGVVCFFSVWSILGLAGFHTYLSSSNQTTNEDIKGSFTNRRGQDNFNPYSQGNICGNFFYVLCGPAPPSLIDRRGIVTPEYRAEHERVGDDNVITSKTYGTAKIVQPQSNGTTVQTSPSTDLAGSMNNLISGQHSPRIESINGSTTNSISQLVTNEIPLASLNIAPIDIDEIAPLPSRQSVVVSSTLDTSSIPTITVTTPLSASRLRLLQDTTMIESALDLDSLEDASVGRGSQSGLIKMGVV; this is translated from the exons ATGCCTCACGTCACGCGGAAATGGGAATTGTTTCCGGGCAGGAATCGCTTTTGCTGCGATGGCAGAGTGATGATGGCACCTCAAACCGGAGTATTCTACATCACTGTGTGCCTCATTGTTGGAACAAGTGGATTGTTCTTCGGTTTTGA tTGTCCATATCTGGCACTAAATGTAACACCGGCAATACCAGTAATAGgagctttattatttatatttgtaatgtCTGCTTTGTTTCGCACAAGCTTTAGTGATCCTGGAGTAATTCCAAGAGCAACACCTGATGAAGCAGCTTACATCGAAAAACAAATTg AAGTACCGAATAATGGTAATTCTAAGACATATAGACCTCCTCCCAGAACGAAAGAAGTCTTGATCAAGGGACAAccagtaaaattaaaatattgctttacgtgtaaaatatttaggcCACCAAGAGCCTCTCACTGTAGTTTATGCGATAATTGCGTAG agAGATTTGATCATCACTGCCCATGGGTTGGCAATTGCGTGGGCAGAAGaaattatagatatttttatgcTTTTATAGTATCCCTCGCATTTCTttgcgtttttatatttatatgcgcCGTTACTCATATTATTATGC tTACGAATGATAATCAGCCGTTTTTAGAAGCGGTAAAACGGTCTCCAAGCAGCGTTATTGTGGGAGTTGTATGTTTCTTTTCTGTTTGGAGTATCTTGGGCCTCGCTGGCTTTCACACATATTTATCTAGCAGCAATCAAACGACTAATGAAGAT ATCAAAGGGTCATTCACCAATAGAAGAGGACAGGACAATTTTAATCCTTACAGCCAAGGAAATATCtgtggaaattttttttatgtcctATGTGGACCAGCTCCACCTAGTTTAATTG ATCGTAGAGGGATAGTTACACCTGAGTATCGCGCGGAACACGAGCGAGTTGGTGACGACAACGTGATTACTAGTAAGACATATGGTACTGCCAAAATTGTGCAGCCTCAg tcaAATGGCACGACAGTTCAAACGAGCCCTAGCACGGACCTCGCGGGTTCGATGAACAACTTGATTAGCGGTCAACATTCTCCGAGAATAGAATCAATAAACG GTAGTACGACGAACAGTATAAGTCAACTTGTTACCAACGAAATACCGCTAGCGTCTCTCAACATAGCACCAATTGATATTGACGAAATCGCACCGCTGCCTTCTCGTCAGAGTGTCGTGGTCTCTTCCACTCTGGACACATCTTCCATACCAACGATAACTGTAACAACCCCTTTGTCTGCGTCTAGACTTAGACTATTACAAGACACGACGATGATAGAGTCCGCCTTAGATCTGGACTCGCTGGAAGATGCAAGCGTCGGTAGGGGCAGCCAGTCGGGGCTTATAAAAATGGGCGTAGTATAA
- the Mrpl45 gene encoding large ribosomal subunit protein mL45: protein MLFRCVNPVLTRGKFLQNNLPVLIGAFNCPNNSIQVEQIRQITKHWDPKWKKERRQKVIKIKLPTFDEKDDDPTEMSKEEIRSRMKEQGLLPQKPWQERPTFITSTTSVFESYIPPEGDGKYSAISKEGAKQKISFLDKKRKSLMAIRKIKSFDDLFKTSFFLEEALDIYQKAHIALTSKNEDEIIKYVTEHAFPKMTHNIMNKTIHWKFLESLEPARLVHARTTDVLTKENIFAQLTVRFHTQQVLAIYDRFGRLIQGSEILRKDVLEYIVFEKHLANEYGVWRVHDKIIPSWMAPTEIAEGTYVIPKEEHVPEPTEPHSVEATLTENTPKEVTSTQSS from the exons ATGCTGTTTAGATGTGTGAATCCGGTGTTAACTCGTGGAAAATTTTTACAG aacaATTTGCCAGTATTGATTGGTGCTTTTAATTGTCCCAATAATTCTATACAAGTAGAACAAATACGACAGATAACAAAGCACTGGGATCCaaaatggaaaaaggaaagaaggcaaaaagttattaaaataaaactacctACGTTTGATGAGAAAGATGATGATCCTACCGAAATGAGTAAAGAAGAAATACGTTCACGAATGAAAGAACAAGGTCTTTTGCCACAGAAACCCTGGCAGGAAAGGCCAACATTTATCACTAGTACTACATCAGTTTTTGAGTCTTATATTCCTCCAGAAGGGGATGGAAAGTATTCTGCTATTTCCAAAGAG GGAGCAAAgcaaaaaatttcatttttggataaaaagagaaagtcTTTAATGGccattagaaaaattaaatcctttGATGATTTATTTAAGACATCATTCTTTTTAGAAGAGGCTTTAGATATTTATCAAAAGGCACATATAGCTTTAACTAG taaaaatgaagacgaaataataaaatatgttacgGAACACGCATTTCCT AAAATGACACATAACATTATGAATAAAACTATACATTGGAAGTTCTTAGAGTCTTTGGAACCGGCTCGACTCGTTCACGCAAGAACTACAGATGTTTTAACAAAAGAGAACATTTTTGCACAACTTACCGTCCGATTTCACACGCAACAG GTTTTAGCAATTTACGATAGATTTGGCCGTCTCATACAAGGAAGTGAAATCCTGAGAAAAGATGTATTAGAATATATAGTATTTGAGAAACATTTAGCTAATGAATACGGTGTATGGCGAGTTCACGATAAGATTATACCATCCTGGATGGCTCCGACAGAAATAGCGGAAGGCACATATGTTATACCGAAGGAAGAACATGTCCCTGAACCAACTGAACCGCATTCTGTAGAAGCTACATTAACAGAAAATACGCCAAAAGAAGTGACAAGCACACAATCTtcataa
- the LOC139104847 gene encoding glutamate receptor ionotropic, kainate glr-3-like isoform X1: protein MFPFDCVLCKIIDMELPGRRKNWRVTTTRFVLMVVIFQLVIKNCCAVNGIIWRKQQQKFVQLFSIPEFADFQKNVTEHQASNSIKDMRGIIVKASYYEDKNIVMFHDNDTKITGICGDIMHYLSDYLNFTLIPVRSTTRSFGEKLKNGSYSGLIGMLERNEAQIIMRSAFRSNSNNKIVDYTLPLWRIKFHIYVQPEWLFDNKWVFTLFSWQMWFYVALLFIVLSCFGYFLQKISTDKFKHAKKRSVNFSLGDHFFYSFVIMTAKGDTPVAFYNKFKILSFSKSVFAWFILLAFSSNLIFRMTNRQFILPFTDIESLINNTKYTLLAFRGSFMYSYMHNTYKAWVGDHPFARVRFIENSENMHATICSDTKKYAIFESEDRFRAVHGNSCPLRAVGNFNDTWITFALQKNYPYKKSINYVLIKMKEVGLTNSLINYWFNVRLENPQQAVFKTIDMNQVYLIFLILSYGILLSLLILVLENITYYYQIKIKNTRQHKRRK, encoded by the exons ATGTTCCCATTCGACTGTGTTCTATGTAAGATCATCGACATGGAATTACCTGGACGAAGAAAAAATTGGCGAGTGACGACTACGCGATTTGTCTTGATGGTCGTAATCTTTCAACTTGTAATAAAGAATTGTTGCGCCGTGAATGGGATAATTTGGCGCAAACAACAGCAGAAATTTGTGCAGCTGTTCAGCATCCCGGAATTCGCTgattttcagaaaaatgtgACTGAGCACCAAGCATCAAATAGTATAAAAGACATGAGAGGAATAATAGTAAAAGCTTCCTATTATGAG GATAAGAATATAGTAATGTTTCACGACAACGATACAAAAATTACTGGTATTTGTGGCGATATAATGCATTATCTCAGCGACTATCTCAATTTTAC ACTTATCCCGGTAAGATCCACCACGCGAAGTTTCGGCGAGAAGTTAAAAAATGGTAGTTACAGTGGTTTAATTGGCATGCTCGAACGAAATGAAGCCCAGATTATTATGAGAAGTGCATTCCGTTCAAACAGTAACAACAAAATCGTGGATTATACATTGCCTCTTTGGAGAATCAA GTTTCATATTTACGTTCAACCGGAATGGTTGTTCGATAACAAATGGGTATTTACGTTGTTTTCATGGCAAATGTGGTTTTACGTAGCACTTCTATTCATCGTACTAAGTTGCTTTGGCTATTTTCTGCAGAAAATATCGACGGACAAGTTCAAACACGCAAAGAAACGCTCTGTAAACTTCAGTCTAGGCGATCATTTTTTCTATTCATTTGTTATAATGACCGCAAAAG GGGATACACCTGTCGCCTTTTACAATAAGTTTAAGATCTTATCATTTTCAAAGAGTGTATTCGCATGGTTCATACTGTTAGCCTTTAGTTCTAATCTTATATTTCGTATGACAAATAGACAGTTTATATTACCATTCACGGACATAGAATCTCTCATTAACAACACAAAATATACTTTGCTAGCATTTCGTGGTAGCTTTATGTACAGTTATATGCAC aatacaTATAAAGCTTGGGTCGGCGATCATCCATTTGCGCGTGTGCgttttatagaaaattcaGAAAACATGCACGCTACAATTTGCAGCGACACGAAAAAATATGCGATATTTGAAAGCGAGGATCGATTCAGAGCAGTTCACGGAAACAGTTGCCCGCTTCGGGCTGTAGGTAATTTCAACGATACGTGGATAACGTTTGCACTTCAAAAAAACTATCCCTATAAGAAGTCCATCAACTACGT acttataaaaatgaaagaagtTGGATTGACGAACTCTCTCATAAATTATTGGTTTAATGTAAGATTGGAAAATCCACAACAGGCAGTGTTCAAAACGATTGATATGAATCAagtctatttaatttttttaatattaagttacGGAATACTGTTATCACTTTTAATACTCGTTCTAGAAAATATAACGTATTATTACCAAATCAAGATAAAGAATACGCGACAACACAAACGtagaaaataa
- the LOC139104847 gene encoding glutamate receptor ionotropic, kainate glr-3-like isoform X3 — MFPFDCVLCKIIDMELPGRRKNWRVTTTRFVLMVVIFQLVIKNCCAVNGIIWRKQQQKFVQLFSIPEFADFQKNVTEHQASNSIKDMRGIIVKASYYEDKNIVMFHDNDTKITGICGDIMHYLSDYLNFTLIPVRSTTRSFGEKLKNGSYSGLIGMLERNEAQIIMRSAFRSNSNNKIVDYTLPLWRIKFHIYVQPEWLFDNKWKISTDKFKHAKKRSVNFSLGDHFFYSFVIMTAKGDTPVAFYNKFKILSFSKSVFAWFILLAFSSNLIFRMTNRQFILPFTDIESLINNTKYTLLAFRGSFMYSYMHNTYKAWVGDHPFARVRFIENSENMHATICSDTKKYAIFESEDRFRAVHGNSCPLRAVGNFNDTWITFALQKNYPYKKSINYVLIKMKEVGLTNSLINYWFNVRLENPQQAVFKTIDMNQVYLIFLILSYGILLSLLILVLENITYYYQIKIKNTRQHKRRK, encoded by the exons ATGTTCCCATTCGACTGTGTTCTATGTAAGATCATCGACATGGAATTACCTGGACGAAGAAAAAATTGGCGAGTGACGACTACGCGATTTGTCTTGATGGTCGTAATCTTTCAACTTGTAATAAAGAATTGTTGCGCCGTGAATGGGATAATTTGGCGCAAACAACAGCAGAAATTTGTGCAGCTGTTCAGCATCCCGGAATTCGCTgattttcagaaaaatgtgACTGAGCACCAAGCATCAAATAGTATAAAAGACATGAGAGGAATAATAGTAAAAGCTTCCTATTATGAG GATAAGAATATAGTAATGTTTCACGACAACGATACAAAAATTACTGGTATTTGTGGCGATATAATGCATTATCTCAGCGACTATCTCAATTTTAC ACTTATCCCGGTAAGATCCACCACGCGAAGTTTCGGCGAGAAGTTAAAAAATGGTAGTTACAGTGGTTTAATTGGCATGCTCGAACGAAATGAAGCCCAGATTATTATGAGAAGTGCATTCCGTTCAAACAGTAACAACAAAATCGTGGATTATACATTGCCTCTTTGGAGAATCAA GTTTCATATTTACGTTCAACCGGAATGGTTGTTCGATAACAAATGG AAAATATCGACGGACAAGTTCAAACACGCAAAGAAACGCTCTGTAAACTTCAGTCTAGGCGATCATTTTTTCTATTCATTTGTTATAATGACCGCAAAAG GGGATACACCTGTCGCCTTTTACAATAAGTTTAAGATCTTATCATTTTCAAAGAGTGTATTCGCATGGTTCATACTGTTAGCCTTTAGTTCTAATCTTATATTTCGTATGACAAATAGACAGTTTATATTACCATTCACGGACATAGAATCTCTCATTAACAACACAAAATATACTTTGCTAGCATTTCGTGGTAGCTTTATGTACAGTTATATGCAC aatacaTATAAAGCTTGGGTCGGCGATCATCCATTTGCGCGTGTGCgttttatagaaaattcaGAAAACATGCACGCTACAATTTGCAGCGACACGAAAAAATATGCGATATTTGAAAGCGAGGATCGATTCAGAGCAGTTCACGGAAACAGTTGCCCGCTTCGGGCTGTAGGTAATTTCAACGATACGTGGATAACGTTTGCACTTCAAAAAAACTATCCCTATAAGAAGTCCATCAACTACGT acttataaaaatgaaagaagtTGGATTGACGAACTCTCTCATAAATTATTGGTTTAATGTAAGATTGGAAAATCCACAACAGGCAGTGTTCAAAACGATTGATATGAATCAagtctatttaatttttttaatattaagttacGGAATACTGTTATCACTTTTAATACTCGTTCTAGAAAATATAACGTATTATTACCAAATCAAGATAAAGAATACGCGACAACACAAACGtagaaaataa
- the LOC139104847 gene encoding glutamate receptor ionotropic, kainate glr-3-like isoform X2 → MIIDMELPGRRKNWRVTTTRFVLMVVIFQLVIKNCCAVNGIIWRKQQQKFVQLFSIPEFADFQKNVTEHQASNSIKDMRGIIVKASYYEDKNIVMFHDNDTKITGICGDIMHYLSDYLNFTLIPVRSTTRSFGEKLKNGSYSGLIGMLERNEAQIIMRSAFRSNSNNKIVDYTLPLWRIKFHIYVQPEWLFDNKWVFTLFSWQMWFYVALLFIVLSCFGYFLQKISTDKFKHAKKRSVNFSLGDHFFYSFVIMTAKGDTPVAFYNKFKILSFSKSVFAWFILLAFSSNLIFRMTNRQFILPFTDIESLINNTKYTLLAFRGSFMYSYMHNTYKAWVGDHPFARVRFIENSENMHATICSDTKKYAIFESEDRFRAVHGNSCPLRAVGNFNDTWITFALQKNYPYKKSINYVLIKMKEVGLTNSLINYWFNVRLENPQQAVFKTIDMNQVYLIFLILSYGILLSLLILVLENITYYYQIKIKNTRQHKRRK, encoded by the exons ATG ATCATCGACATGGAATTACCTGGACGAAGAAAAAATTGGCGAGTGACGACTACGCGATTTGTCTTGATGGTCGTAATCTTTCAACTTGTAATAAAGAATTGTTGCGCCGTGAATGGGATAATTTGGCGCAAACAACAGCAGAAATTTGTGCAGCTGTTCAGCATCCCGGAATTCGCTgattttcagaaaaatgtgACTGAGCACCAAGCATCAAATAGTATAAAAGACATGAGAGGAATAATAGTAAAAGCTTCCTATTATGAG GATAAGAATATAGTAATGTTTCACGACAACGATACAAAAATTACTGGTATTTGTGGCGATATAATGCATTATCTCAGCGACTATCTCAATTTTAC ACTTATCCCGGTAAGATCCACCACGCGAAGTTTCGGCGAGAAGTTAAAAAATGGTAGTTACAGTGGTTTAATTGGCATGCTCGAACGAAATGAAGCCCAGATTATTATGAGAAGTGCATTCCGTTCAAACAGTAACAACAAAATCGTGGATTATACATTGCCTCTTTGGAGAATCAA GTTTCATATTTACGTTCAACCGGAATGGTTGTTCGATAACAAATGGGTATTTACGTTGTTTTCATGGCAAATGTGGTTTTACGTAGCACTTCTATTCATCGTACTAAGTTGCTTTGGCTATTTTCTGCAGAAAATATCGACGGACAAGTTCAAACACGCAAAGAAACGCTCTGTAAACTTCAGTCTAGGCGATCATTTTTTCTATTCATTTGTTATAATGACCGCAAAAG GGGATACACCTGTCGCCTTTTACAATAAGTTTAAGATCTTATCATTTTCAAAGAGTGTATTCGCATGGTTCATACTGTTAGCCTTTAGTTCTAATCTTATATTTCGTATGACAAATAGACAGTTTATATTACCATTCACGGACATAGAATCTCTCATTAACAACACAAAATATACTTTGCTAGCATTTCGTGGTAGCTTTATGTACAGTTATATGCAC aatacaTATAAAGCTTGGGTCGGCGATCATCCATTTGCGCGTGTGCgttttatagaaaattcaGAAAACATGCACGCTACAATTTGCAGCGACACGAAAAAATATGCGATATTTGAAAGCGAGGATCGATTCAGAGCAGTTCACGGAAACAGTTGCCCGCTTCGGGCTGTAGGTAATTTCAACGATACGTGGATAACGTTTGCACTTCAAAAAAACTATCCCTATAAGAAGTCCATCAACTACGT acttataaaaatgaaagaagtTGGATTGACGAACTCTCTCATAAATTATTGGTTTAATGTAAGATTGGAAAATCCACAACAGGCAGTGTTCAAAACGATTGATATGAATCAagtctatttaatttttttaatattaagttacGGAATACTGTTATCACTTTTAATACTCGTTCTAGAAAATATAACGTATTATTACCAAATCAAGATAAAGAATACGCGACAACACAAACGtagaaaataa
- the LOC139104847 gene encoding glutamate receptor ionotropic, kainate glr-3-like isoform X4, translated as MFPFDCVLCKIIDMELPGRRKNWRVTTTRFVLMVVIFQLVIKNCCAVNGIIWRKQQQKFVQLFSIPEFADFQKNVTEHQASNSIKDMRGIIVKASYYEDKNIVMFHDNDTKITGICGDIMHYLSDYLNFTLIPVRSTTRSFGEKLKNGSYSGLIGMLERNEAQIIMRSAFRSNSNNKIVDYTLPLWRIKFHIYVQPEWLFDNKWVFTLFSWQMWFYVALLFIVLSCFGYFLQKISTDKFKHAKKRSVNFSLGDHFFYSFVIMTAKGDTPVAFYNKFKILSFSKSVFAWFILLAFSSNLIFRMTNRQFILPFTDIESLINNTKYTLLAFRGSFMYSYMHNTYKAWVGDHPFARVRFIENSENMHATICSDTKKYAIFESEDRFRAVHGNSCPLRAVDL; from the exons ATGTTCCCATTCGACTGTGTTCTATGTAAGATCATCGACATGGAATTACCTGGACGAAGAAAAAATTGGCGAGTGACGACTACGCGATTTGTCTTGATGGTCGTAATCTTTCAACTTGTAATAAAGAATTGTTGCGCCGTGAATGGGATAATTTGGCGCAAACAACAGCAGAAATTTGTGCAGCTGTTCAGCATCCCGGAATTCGCTgattttcagaaaaatgtgACTGAGCACCAAGCATCAAATAGTATAAAAGACATGAGAGGAATAATAGTAAAAGCTTCCTATTATGAG GATAAGAATATAGTAATGTTTCACGACAACGATACAAAAATTACTGGTATTTGTGGCGATATAATGCATTATCTCAGCGACTATCTCAATTTTAC ACTTATCCCGGTAAGATCCACCACGCGAAGTTTCGGCGAGAAGTTAAAAAATGGTAGTTACAGTGGTTTAATTGGCATGCTCGAACGAAATGAAGCCCAGATTATTATGAGAAGTGCATTCCGTTCAAACAGTAACAACAAAATCGTGGATTATACATTGCCTCTTTGGAGAATCAA GTTTCATATTTACGTTCAACCGGAATGGTTGTTCGATAACAAATGGGTATTTACGTTGTTTTCATGGCAAATGTGGTTTTACGTAGCACTTCTATTCATCGTACTAAGTTGCTTTGGCTATTTTCTGCAGAAAATATCGACGGACAAGTTCAAACACGCAAAGAAACGCTCTGTAAACTTCAGTCTAGGCGATCATTTTTTCTATTCATTTGTTATAATGACCGCAAAAG GGGATACACCTGTCGCCTTTTACAATAAGTTTAAGATCTTATCATTTTCAAAGAGTGTATTCGCATGGTTCATACTGTTAGCCTTTAGTTCTAATCTTATATTTCGTATGACAAATAGACAGTTTATATTACCATTCACGGACATAGAATCTCTCATTAACAACACAAAATATACTTTGCTAGCATTTCGTGGTAGCTTTATGTACAGTTATATGCAC aatacaTATAAAGCTTGGGTCGGCGATCATCCATTTGCGCGTGTGCgttttatagaaaattcaGAAAACATGCACGCTACAATTTGCAGCGACACGAAAAAATATGCGATATTTGAAAGCGAGGATCGATTCAGAGCAGTTCACGGAAACAGTTGCCCGCTTCGGGCTGTAG acttataa
- the LOC139104848 gene encoding glutamate receptor 1-like isoform X2: protein MNGVIWNKLQKAFVPISSVPEFAMVQKERLKQSRALEIHNFQLWNLTLTSFEEPGFLEFYDNDRKVTGLCGDLWNLLSEKLNFTLQPVRSNVSSLGASEKNQTVFIQGLLGIISRNETVAIPKVETYNARRIAADFTTPLWMNSHRLFIKSEVTYDVTWMTKVFAWEIWCFIFVMYLLLSICSFWSQSILSRIENTTKRSTMCDHIFYNFGMICNQSHIPDVLIGRSKILETSLGLFCSILSMSFGALLFIYITKRVIVTPPFDSIDSLLSDTSYKIVAVKGSIQDIAFKVSQTLSFRKLRASKRTVIVPTIEEMFKLACAQGRVKYTPFYGEDEYKVIYPVECRLNPVGQSYFKIWIASGIVRNFKYKRTIDLGILRLKEIGLWDELMDRWLTKKVEHNKAQPEAIGINQISLVILMMCCGMIAALIILY from the exons ATGAACGGCGTGATTTGGAACAAGCTGCAAAAGGCTTTCGTGCCAATTTCTAGTGTGCCGGAGTTTGCCATGGTGCAAAAGGAACGACTTAAACAAAGTCGAGCCTTGGAAATTCACAATTTCCAATTGTGGAACCTGACTCTAACATCTTTTGAG GAACCTGGTTTTCTCGAATTTTATGATAACGACAGGAAAGTTACAGGACTCTGTGGTGATTTGTGGAATCTTCTTTCTGAAAAACTTAATTTCAC GTTACAACCGGTGAGATCGAATGTGTCTAGCTTGGGCGCGTCAGAGAAAAATCAAACCGTTTTTATACAGGGATTATTAGgtattatttcgcgaaatgaaACCGTTGCGATACCAAAAGTCGAGACTTACAATGCTCGGCGTATAGCTGCTGATTTTACAACGCCTTTGTGGATGAACAG ccATCGATTGTTTATTAAAAGTGAAGTAACATATGACGTCACATGGATGACAAAAGTGTTCGCCTGGGAAATATGGTGCTTTATATTTGTTATGTATCTATTGTTAAGCATTTGCAGCTTTTGGTCACAAAGTATCCTCTCACGGATTGAAAATACCACCAAACGGTCAACGATGTGCGatcacattttttataactttggAATGATCTGTAATCAAA GCCACATTCCAGATGTTCTTATTGGAAGatcaaaaatattagaaacaTCACTAGGCCTCTTTTGCTCTATATTATCCATGTCATTTGGAgcgcttttatttatttatataacaaaaagagTTATTGTTACACCACCATTCGATAGTATAGACTCTTTATTGAGCGATActtcatataaaattgttgCAGTGAAAGGTTCTATTCAGGACATAGCGTTTAag GTATCTCAAACCTTATCATTTCGGAAACTAAGAGCTTCAAAACGCACCGTTATTGTACCAACAATCGAAGAAATGTTTAAACTGGCATGTGCACAAGGTAGAGTAAAGTATACTCCATTCTATGGTGAAGACGAGTACAAAGTGATATACCCAGTCGAATGTCGTTTAAACCCAGTTGGACAATCCTACTTTAAGATATGGATAGCTTCTGGCATTGTGAGAAACTTCAAGTACAAAAGAACCATTGATCTCGG gaTACTTAGATTAAAGGAAATTGGATTGTGGGACGAGTTAATGGATCGTTGGTTGACAAAAAAAGTTGAACACAATAAAGCCCAGCCGGAAGCAATCggaataaatcaaatttctttagtaattttaatgatGTGCTGTGGAATGATTGCAGCTCTTATTATTCTC TATTAG
- the LOC139104848 gene encoding glutamate receptor 1-like isoform X1, which translates to MNGVIWNKLQKAFVPISSVPEFAMVQKERLKQSRALEIHNFQLWNLTLTSFEEPGFLEFYDNDRKVTGLCGDLWNLLSEKLNFTLQPVRSNVSSLGASEKNQTVFIQGLLGIISRNETVAIPKVETYNARRIAADFTTPLWMNSHRLFIKSEVTYDVTWMTKVFAWEIWCFIFVMYLLLSICSFWSQSILSRIENTTKRSTMCDHIFYNFGMICNQSHIPDVLIGRSKILETSLGLFCSILSMSFGALLFIYITKRVIVTPPFDSIDSLLSDTSYKIVAVKGSIQDIAFKVSQTLSFRKLRASKRTVIVPTIEEMFKLACAQGRVKYTPFYGEDEYKVIYPVECRLNPVGQSYFKIWIASGIVRNFKYKRTIDLGILRLKEIGLWDELMDRWLTKKVEHNKAQPEAIGINQISLVILMMCCGMIAALIILVIEKIVYAYKRKIT; encoded by the exons ATGAACGGCGTGATTTGGAACAAGCTGCAAAAGGCTTTCGTGCCAATTTCTAGTGTGCCGGAGTTTGCCATGGTGCAAAAGGAACGACTTAAACAAAGTCGAGCCTTGGAAATTCACAATTTCCAATTGTGGAACCTGACTCTAACATCTTTTGAG GAACCTGGTTTTCTCGAATTTTATGATAACGACAGGAAAGTTACAGGACTCTGTGGTGATTTGTGGAATCTTCTTTCTGAAAAACTTAATTTCAC GTTACAACCGGTGAGATCGAATGTGTCTAGCTTGGGCGCGTCAGAGAAAAATCAAACCGTTTTTATACAGGGATTATTAGgtattatttcgcgaaatgaaACCGTTGCGATACCAAAAGTCGAGACTTACAATGCTCGGCGTATAGCTGCTGATTTTACAACGCCTTTGTGGATGAACAG ccATCGATTGTTTATTAAAAGTGAAGTAACATATGACGTCACATGGATGACAAAAGTGTTCGCCTGGGAAATATGGTGCTTTATATTTGTTATGTATCTATTGTTAAGCATTTGCAGCTTTTGGTCACAAAGTATCCTCTCACGGATTGAAAATACCACCAAACGGTCAACGATGTGCGatcacattttttataactttggAATGATCTGTAATCAAA GCCACATTCCAGATGTTCTTATTGGAAGatcaaaaatattagaaacaTCACTAGGCCTCTTTTGCTCTATATTATCCATGTCATTTGGAgcgcttttatttatttatataacaaaaagagTTATTGTTACACCACCATTCGATAGTATAGACTCTTTATTGAGCGATActtcatataaaattgttgCAGTGAAAGGTTCTATTCAGGACATAGCGTTTAag GTATCTCAAACCTTATCATTTCGGAAACTAAGAGCTTCAAAACGCACCGTTATTGTACCAACAATCGAAGAAATGTTTAAACTGGCATGTGCACAAGGTAGAGTAAAGTATACTCCATTCTATGGTGAAGACGAGTACAAAGTGATATACCCAGTCGAATGTCGTTTAAACCCAGTTGGACAATCCTACTTTAAGATATGGATAGCTTCTGGCATTGTGAGAAACTTCAAGTACAAAAGAACCATTGATCTCGG gaTACTTAGATTAAAGGAAATTGGATTGTGGGACGAGTTAATGGATCGTTGGTTGACAAAAAAAGTTGAACACAATAAAGCCCAGCCGGAAGCAATCggaataaatcaaatttctttagtaattttaatgatGTGCTGTGGAATGATTGCAGCTCTTATTATTCTCGTAATTGAAAAAATTGTATACGCTTACAAACgtaaaataacgtaa